The following coding sequences lie in one Arachis ipaensis cultivar K30076 chromosome B05, Araip1.1, whole genome shotgun sequence genomic window:
- the LOC107641229 gene encoding uncharacterized protein LOC107641229 has protein sequence MASEESFVVLVHHRETIKRKTRSGVKFTDKDPLSIFVRPTTSYDDLGNSVIQKLGLQGVKRVKNFFYRIPISVLKEIVKPAGASSSVPVYEPPVQPVASHSFAVDLNYSGGGEVGQGGFVPSSLQCVAPVGLGDALLDDPDDDDVESDIIADDIGDDIGASEPAGMGRGSSSGTQQYPPHFFSLDLDAMRQDGVPGEPARFGARDAEGSAGLTEFSVGQQFQDKDEVVLSVKTYSIRRGVQYTVVESDYRRLQQRKGIWEVKRYNGPHTCLATSISSDHRSLDYHVISAFIMPMVRADASVSIKVHKPLA, from the exons atggctagtgaggagagttttgtagtgttggttcaccacagagaAACGATTAAGAGGAAAACACGATCTGGTGTGAAGTTCACCGATAAGGATCCTCTCAGTATTTTCGTGAGGCCTACGACGAGCTACGATGACCTTGGTAATTCTGTGATACAGAAACTTGGTCTGCAGGGGGTGAAGCGGGTTAAGAactttttctatcgcattccaatatCAGTGTTGAAGGAAATCGTGAA ACCTGCTGGTGCATCTTCCTCCGTTCCTGTGTATGAACCTCCAGTCCAGCCTGTCGCGTCCCATTCATTCGCTGTTGATCTGAACTATAGTGGAGGCGGGGAGGTTGGACAAGGGGGTTTTGTGCCGAGCTCTTTACAGTGTGTTGCACCGGTTGGTCTTGGAGATGCATTGTTGGATGATCCAGACGATGATGATGTGGAGTCGGATATCATTGCTGATGACATCGGCGATGATATTGGAGCGAGTGAGCCTGCTGGTATGGGAcgtggttctagctctggcacacagcagtaccctCCGCACTTTTtctctttggacttggatgccatgaggcaggatgGGGTTCCTGGGGAGCCTGCTAGATTTGGTGCTAGAGATGCCGAAGGGTCTGCAGGTCTTACAGAGTTTtcggttggtcagcaatttcaggataaagatgaggtcGTGTTAAGTGTGAAGACCTACAGCATCCGACGCGGGGTACAGTACACAGTGGTGGAGTctgactatcgccg TCTCCAgcagcgcaagggcatttgggaggtcaaacggtacaacGGACCACATACGTGTCTGGCGACATCCATCTCCAGcgaccacaggagtttggattatcatgtgatttcAGCATTCatcatgccaatggttagggctgatgcatccgtcagcatcaaggtgcaTAAACCGCTAGCATAA